The Aedes albopictus strain Foshan chromosome 2, AalbF5, whole genome shotgun sequence region TTcagtatgagttgccgttagctgaTATCCAAGTTCCCGTCGGctagagctcagaagagggtcaggtgtcagccgctctcggggggaagagatTGACAGTACCGAGAAGAATCAAACCCATTACCATCCACTAATGAAGTAAACGTGTacccactacgccacgggccccgcgatccctggaagattctcttgtgaaattcctgaaggaatccctggaggaatgcctggaggttcttctggaagaactcctagaggaatgacTAGATTAATAActagagtaatttttggagagatcgttagaggaatccttggatgtatttctagaggaatccctggaaaagttcctgcagaaataccaggaaaaaatccttgagcaattaccggagcaatttctcaaggaatttctggagaaatctttgtaggaaATCCTGTAGCAATGGCTGGAGAAAACTCTGGGGAAATATCAAGATAAATCCTTGGAGCGATTCCTGGcaaaatccatgtaggaattcctggaggaaccattgggaatccaagaagaaaggaaggaattcctaaaggaattcctggaggtatccctaaagaaatttttggaggaatccctagaagaatttctggaggactccctagaggaatggctggaggatgctctagagggattcctagaggaatccctagaggattatctggaggaatatctggaggattaacagtattttcctgaaggaattcctggagggatctctggagaaacattttgatgaattcctggagcaatccttgaaataattcctggaggaatctcagattgaattcccggaggaattccagtaagaatccctggagaataattgaggaattcctagaggatttcctaggggaattcttggagaaatacccagaagaattcctggataaatacttaaagaaattgctggagaaatccctgatgaaattcctggagaaacgtctgGAAGAACCAGAAcaggaaaaaaaacctggagaaattcctgagagaatccttggagcaatccccGACACAAGTCCTAGCAAAATCTCTTgcgaaattgggttctttaggggtatctggAATAATACATAATCGAAATCTCcgtctccgtccaaaaattagtcgatatccaaaatttcataattgttAGTGGTCGGGAACTAATTTAAAAtgcattcaaagtttgtatggagaaaaatttttgttcgggtcgaactgtcattttatcgattgaactgtctatccacggaaattaaaactgttttgtttatttaaccatcaaaacaaaggaactggaacgcaataaaatcacgttatactcagataaatgagctctttcgattaggctatagaatatagcaatattttattaactaaacaactcaattcctggaggaatgcctgggtccctggaagaattccgggagcatttcctgaaggaattcccggaaaaatccctggaggagttcctggaggaagacttagaggaatttctaaacaaagctctgaaggaattactgcaagaattactgaagcaagtctgaaggaatccaagaaggatttactgaagaaatctccggaggaagtattgaagaaatcgcagaaggaattcttgggaacatcctaaaggaatcctaagaagagttcgttgggaagctcctagaggaattcctgaagcagttcctgtaggaatccctgaagtaattcctgaagaaactgaaggatgaatcccggaagctaTCTCGAAAGGTATACCAAAGGGAGTTTTTTGAaccattcttgtaggaattcctggaggatttcatccATGAATAAATTCCAGGTAATTTTTaagaataatccctggagttgtttctgaaagaatcccagaataaTACCCGAGTGAacccctagagaaaatcctgagggaatccctggaggaattcttgagggaatccctgaaatatatagataaattcctgaagaaacgtcaggaggaatcccagaagcaatcccatgaggaataactttgagaaatttgaaaatgaGAATAAAAACCACTTCAATTTTTAACGACGACGTAAGACGACTCAAAAGAAGGGTAAGAAGGGCAACCACGATAGTAGACAAAAAATAGTAGTGATTAGAAAAAATAGTGATTCCCTACATTAAAGTCATATAGATATGATTTCTTTTAGTCCTTGACACGGTATATTTATTGACATAGTTATCAGAGGACCACCATTAGGCAAGAACAGATTTTGAATTTCTCTTATGTCAGCAACCAACAATATCCCCCTcgaaaaattttggtcggaatttagCATTGGATGACCTCAAGTCCCTCGTTCAGCATACCGGTTGCTCGATTTTGGCTTAGTTTGGCAGTTAATACTCTATGGAACAATTTGTGGACCACATCCCACAAAAATGTAGTTTgttcatggagacgcatggtacctACTTTGCGCACAGTCAGTGAAAGCTTTGAATACTTCAAGCTTTCACCACACTTTTTTGTCTGCCTCTCGCCGATGGATAAAATCGTACGAGTGCTTTTTCGAGTAAGTATAACATTAAGCATTTAATCTATCTTATCGGAAGCTTGGCGATGGGGAAAATCTATCAATATCGAATAGGAATCAATTTATTTCTGATAAATGGCAATGAGTTGATACGACTTGTACACGTTATTAACAAAACGCAATAGTTAGTTGAACGAGAAAAACAATACTTTATGTCACATATTCACTTGAAACAGTGCAATAAATACAGACTATATAATGGGATGATGATAGTGTATAATTTTATTATACAACTGTTGCAAACTTAAAGTCTACGGTTTCAGTTCTTTCCACACTGTTCTTTGAGTGGCGGATTCTGATCTGTTTCTTCCGGTGATGCCCTCGGTAGATTGAAGCTGCTGCTATTGATTGTTTTCATAATTTCTGTTTGGTTTTAGTACATCTTACTATCTAAAACTAGTTTTGATCTAACGCATCTGCACTTTGTCTCGGCCCTGCATCATCGCTTTGCCCTCCCGTTCAAAAACAGCTCACAGCATTAAAGTAACATTTCCAGTATCGGCCCTTTTTCGTTTTGTCCTCGGTGCCCCTCGTTTGGATGTCCATCTAAAATGGGTAAAAAGAGCCGCAATTAGTCACGTACCCAGGCGAGCACCATTTACCGGCTTGTCCACACCAATAGAAATTTCGATTTTCTGTTAAGTTTTTTACCATTTCGTCCAGGAGCTCCTTACGGCCCTCGAACTCGTCAAGCTCATCGGGTATCACGTTGGCTTCCTCCGAGTCCTCGGCCTCGGCCTCTGGAATCAATCAAACTTTGGCTCAAACGACGCTTTTTATGACACAAACATTAGCATGCTCAATTTACCGGCGTAATACGACTTCATCAGTTGCTCCGTCTTGCtgggcggctgctgctgctgcagttgcGGGTGGTGGTTCTGCTGCTTGACCATTCCGTTTGTGACCGGACGCCCACCATACTTAGCATCTCGATACACCTTATTGATGGGCCGACCAGTGCCGTCTTCGCCTTCGCCCCGCTCCAAAGCGTGATGCAGCGCCACCATCAGCCGATCCAGGAGCATCGCCGCCCGCTTCGGAACCACCATCTGTGGAGGAAAATGATAGTTTAATCCTTTCAGTGTCTAAGAATTTTTCAGCTTCTTAAATAGTTTGTGACGGTGTGAGCGTAGTTGGAAAGTTAATTTcaattaccgtaaaacggggtatcattgatcagcggggtaacattgatcggcttgaccggcctcatgaaatgttcaaacaagcattttacattgactCAGTTTCTGctttcgaatggtatatcgtaatctgctatcatttagctattaaatggcatgcaattcatgaaaattgaatttcataaacattaaaataaatcgatttttccataactgtgtttcgtaacgcaatgagatacattgtcaaacattcatacttggcgtgaatactagatacaatatgaggttcgaaatcactgtattacttcaatatgatatcctagagttggatttaataaacgaaacttttatgaaaatgatctttttcaatgaaatatacgatttattaaaagtaggctgtcaattccttaagccattgcctacctgtgggcgttattcgtggtttggaggattttaattctgaaataactaaaaaattacataacttgtaaaaatttggacaacatattcgaaatcagcgaccccggttttagtaagtaagggtattttcaacacaaacgaacattgttcacttgggtgatcaatgttaccccaaatcaacaaaatcaaaaattagattaaaaagcctatttaaacatgttttaaagttttttgcaatttctcatcgtaataggctgttttacctcacgcaaatctgacaggaaaaggcctacgttcccacaccaaattaacagtgctgtaatggttcattacagcactgatttgcgttgcgtaatgaaccattacagcactgttttcagttttgatcaatttcaTGGTGCTTTCTGGaggcaggtttgaaaaattgtgacaactgtacaatataacctgctatgattagactttcttaaacatggttatgaacatcagtgtgcagtttgatgaaaaagttttgttgaaaactgctcaagtggtaatttatgaaattgcaaaaaaccatgtacgcaactcggtgcagaactcgatttatacagcactcgtcgtaattatccaactcggcaagcctcgttggataagtgtacgactcgtgctgtaaaaatcttcattctgcaccttgttgcgtaaactactattacaataCTTTTCCGAATAGCgttacacatactcagagggccagtacttgttttgaaaatataaaacatgtaatgtttcctttaacaagagaattattcaaaaaagatcgaaaattttgatcaatgttaccccggattacggtacgtaaTTTGCATAGTGTAAAATAAGTAAATACCCGGTTCATGCAGAGCAAATAATAAAGATACGTCCCGTTTAGCAACGGTGAAAACCATTCATTCTAAAACACTTTATTTGATAAAAATCTGTGACGTTTCATAGACGAATTGACACATCATTCATAATAAGTTGCATTTGGAACCTTCGTCATAAAAGCCTAATCAATGATTAGTAATCATCCTATACCCAAAAGTCTTTATTTACAGAAGCATGGAGTTTAAGATAAGAATAGATGACTATACTACAAATGACAAAAAAatgatttcaaggattttttgatgtttttgaagtggataactgacactgaggaagattacaagtggtaccgtaatccggggtaacattgatcaaaattttcggtcttttttgaataattctcttgttaaaggaaacattacatgttttatattttcaaaacaagtactggccctctgagtatgtgttacgCTATTcggaaaagtattgtaaaactttaaaacatgtttaaataggcttt contains the following coding sequences:
- the LOC109429386 gene encoding uncharacterized protein LOC109429386 isoform X2 yields the protein MQRVILQTTLWIMVLLDSNSVFGKAINGKSNSNSVSSKPVETPKFLEVQYDDYPMVVPKRAAMLLDRLMVALHHALERGEGEDGTGRPINKVYRDAKYGGRPVTNGMVKQQNHHPQLQQQQPPSKTEQLMKSYYAEAEAEDSEEANVIPDELDEFEGRKELLDEMVKNLTENRNFY
- the LOC109429386 gene encoding uncharacterized protein LOC109429386 isoform X1 yields the protein MQRVILQTTLWIMVLLDSNSVFGKAINGKSNSNSVSSKPVETPKFLEVQYDDYPMVVPKRAAMLLDRLMVALHHALERGEGEDGTGRPINKVYRDAKYGGRPVTNGMVKQQNHHPQLQQQQPPSKTEQLMKSYYAEAEAEDSEEANVIPDELDEFEGRKELLDEMMDIQTRGTEDKTKKGRYWKCYFNAVSCF